One window of Candidatus Rokuibacteriota bacterium genomic DNA carries:
- a CDS encoding CoA transferase, with the protein MAPADYFEWTRALFDPAKIFTKPEALRGIRVVDLGTIFLGPTTTTYLAEYGAEVIKVEIPGVGDTIRALGPSYHWNMSLIGLNEPKNKYFVGLDVRKPQGVELFKRLVARTDVLVENFRAGTLDRWGIGYRQLREVNPRLIYSAHNGFGQWGAYGEGRPSYDAIAQGESGMAAITGFPTRPPLKSGGYIGDYLGAVAGAATILAALHHRHRTGEGQYIEIAQVEALIRALDWTWVYHGLTGKHRGRYGNADPAIVPSDIVEAADGFVAIAAPADEAFVGLARAMGHPELADDPRFRTQLARAEESNREKLLALIRSWAKGKTVPELVALGDRHGFAAARVAHGKDHCEDPHLAARRMLWRHDDPLYGRVPLYGPPAKLSATPGRIKWVIKPIGMDNDYVLRGLLGLTRAELEALEGDGIIGRWSDRPGQKPPDDWHGEGQAL; encoded by the coding sequence ATGGCGCCCGCCGACTATTTCGAGTGGACCCGCGCGCTCTTCGATCCGGCGAAGATCTTCACCAAGCCCGAGGCGCTCCGGGGGATCCGCGTCGTTGACCTCGGCACGATCTTCCTCGGCCCGACGACGACCACCTACCTGGCCGAGTACGGCGCCGAGGTCATCAAGGTGGAGATCCCCGGCGTCGGCGACACCATCCGCGCCCTCGGCCCCAGCTACCACTGGAACATGTCGCTGATAGGGCTGAACGAGCCCAAGAACAAGTACTTCGTCGGCCTGGACGTTCGAAAGCCGCAGGGAGTCGAGTTGTTCAAGCGCCTGGTGGCCAGGACCGACGTGCTCGTGGAGAACTTCCGCGCGGGCACGCTCGACCGCTGGGGGATCGGCTACCGCCAGCTCCGGGAGGTCAACCCGCGCCTCATCTACTCGGCCCACAACGGTTTCGGCCAGTGGGGCGCCTACGGCGAAGGCCGGCCCTCCTACGACGCGATCGCCCAGGGCGAGAGCGGGATGGCGGCGATCACCGGCTTCCCGACGCGGCCGCCGCTCAAGAGCGGTGGCTACATCGGCGATTACCTGGGGGCGGTCGCCGGCGCTGCGACGATTCTCGCCGCGCTCCATCACCGGCACCGGACCGGCGAGGGCCAGTATATCGAGATCGCCCAGGTGGAGGCGCTGATCCGGGCCCTGGACTGGACCTGGGTCTATCACGGGCTCACCGGAAAGCACCGCGGGCGATATGGCAACGCCGACCCGGCCATCGTTCCCTCTGACATCGTCGAGGCCGCCGACGGGTTTGTGGCGATCGCCGCTCCCGCCGATGAAGCGTTCGTCGGACTGGCCCGAGCCATGGGCCACCCGGAGCTGGCAGACGATCCCCGCTTCAGGACCCAGCTCGCGCGCGCGGAGGAATCCAACCGCGAGAAGCTCCTGGCGCTGATCCGGAGCTGGGCGAAAGGGAAGACGGTCCCCGAGCTGGTGGCACTCGGCGACCGCCACGGCTTCGCCGCCGCACGGGTGGCCCACGGAAAGGACCACTGCGAGGATCCTCACCTCGCGGCGCGCCGTATGCTCTGGCGCCACGACGACCCGCTCTACGGGCGCGTTCCGCTCTACGGACCCCCCGCCAAGCTCTCGGCGACGCCGGGCAGGATCAAGTGGGTCATCAAACCCATCGGCATGGACAACGACTACGTCCTTCGCGGCCTGCTGGGGCTCACGCGAGCGGAGCTGGAGGCGCTCGAGGGCGACGGGATCATCGGGCGCTGGAGCGATCGCCCGGGCCAGAAGCCCCCCGACGACTGGCACGGCGAGGGGCAGGCGCTATGA
- a CDS encoding CoA transferase, producing MTTEQWAAWVRARVDPGTAFAKPEALDDLLVLDCSRASMAGLVASSFLAELGAEVIRVEPPGGDPARHFAPFGLLHRDTGLGYLVEGRNKLHITLSLENPEGREILRSLARRADVLIETFLPGQMDAWGLGYRQLFDANPPLIYCALYTYGQFGPRAGCGQPNADVADQALSGVTFITGFPPGDGRARAAAKSEDLSAVPTRQGSWHGWTLGGLWGAFGILVALHVRTQLGAGQFVDVSPAEALMRSADVSAAWWELDGVLRSRVGNYDTAIFPYTYVRCRDGYLLLAAVMEPAWQALCRLMGRSDLIEQYPSIPSRRPLAVQSALHKEVEAWTTGLTFEEIAEKFEEGNRSIEGGVMVAGRVVELRDVVLNEHYRARGALAVFTDPTYGDLLIQLPFQKLSATPPRLKWACRTPGQDNAHIYAKYLGYGKEALAGLQARGVI from the coding sequence ATGACGACCGAGCAATGGGCCGCGTGGGTCAGGGCGCGCGTTGATCCGGGGACAGCGTTCGCGAAGCCCGAAGCGCTCGACGACCTCCTCGTCCTCGACTGCTCGCGGGCCAGCATGGCCGGCCTGGTGGCTTCTTCGTTTCTCGCCGAGCTGGGCGCCGAGGTCATCCGCGTCGAGCCACCCGGCGGAGATCCGGCCAGGCACTTCGCCCCCTTCGGTCTCCTTCACCGTGACACGGGCCTCGGCTATCTGGTCGAGGGCCGGAACAAGCTCCATATCACGCTGAGCCTCGAGAATCCGGAGGGACGCGAGATCCTGAGGAGTCTAGCCCGGCGGGCCGATGTCCTGATCGAGACCTTCCTGCCAGGCCAGATGGACGCCTGGGGCCTCGGCTACCGTCAGCTCTTCGACGCGAACCCCCCTCTGATCTACTGCGCGCTCTACACGTACGGCCAGTTCGGCCCTCGGGCCGGGTGCGGCCAGCCCAACGCCGACGTGGCCGACCAGGCGCTCTCCGGAGTGACCTTCATCACCGGCTTCCCTCCCGGAGACGGCAGGGCCCGGGCCGCAGCCAAGAGCGAGGATCTGTCAGCGGTCCCCACCCGCCAGGGGAGCTGGCACGGCTGGACGCTGGGCGGGCTCTGGGGAGCGTTTGGAATCCTCGTCGCGCTCCATGTTCGGACCCAGCTCGGCGCCGGTCAGTTCGTGGATGTCTCGCCCGCCGAGGCGCTGATGCGGAGCGCCGACGTGAGCGCCGCCTGGTGGGAGCTGGACGGCGTTCTCCGCTCGCGCGTCGGTAACTACGACACCGCCATCTTCCCCTACACCTACGTCCGCTGCCGGGACGGCTACCTCCTCCTCGCTGCGGTGATGGAGCCGGCCTGGCAGGCCCTCTGCCGGCTCATGGGGCGCTCCGACCTGATCGAGCAGTATCCGTCGATCCCGTCGCGCCGTCCCCTCGCTGTCCAGAGCGCCCTTCACAAGGAGGTCGAGGCCTGGACGACGGGCCTGACGTTTGAGGAGATCGCGGAGAAGTTCGAGGAGGGCAATCGCTCCATCGAGGGAGGCGTGATGGTGGCGGGGCGGGTCGTCGAGCTCCGGGATGTGGTTCTGAACGAGCACTACCGCGCGCGCGGGGCGCTGGCGGTCTTCACCGACCCGACCTACGGCGACCTCCTGATCCAGCTCCCCTTCCAGAAGCTCAGCGCCACGCCCCCGCGCCTCAAGTGGGCCTGCCGCACCCCCGGCCAGGACAACGCCCACATCTACGCAAAGTACCTCGGCTACGGGAAGGAAGCCCTCGCCGGCCTCCAGGCCCGCGGGGTGATCTAG
- a CDS encoding ATP-binding cassette domain-containing protein produces the protein MAGAILEAHGVSKRFGGLSVLRGVGFRVADAEIVGLIGPNGAGKTTLFHLISGLHRPSVGSIRFWGSELVGRPPHSICRLGIARTFQNPRPFLELTARQNVEIASRFAGRPPLAAPDELLGLVGLADEAGVPARRLAAARRKLLELGMVLALGPRLLLLDEPLAGLTPTEIDRATALLRQIRERWGVALFWVEHVMRAVMGIADRAIVLHHGEVIAEGPPRAVAGDPRVLEAYLGHKGGNDHEA, from the coding sequence GTGGCCGGCGCCATCCTGGAAGCGCACGGCGTCAGCAAGCGCTTCGGCGGCCTCTCCGTCCTCCGCGGCGTCGGCTTTCGCGTGGCCGACGCGGAAATCGTGGGACTCATCGGGCCCAACGGCGCCGGGAAGACGACGCTCTTCCACCTGATCAGCGGCCTCCACCGCCCCTCGGTGGGGAGCATCCGCTTTTGGGGGAGCGAGCTGGTCGGCCGCCCGCCCCACAGCATCTGTCGCCTGGGCATTGCGCGGACCTTTCAGAACCCGCGCCCGTTCCTCGAGCTGACCGCGCGGCAGAACGTGGAGATCGCGTCCCGCTTCGCCGGGCGGCCGCCGCTGGCGGCCCCCGACGAGCTCCTCGGGCTCGTGGGGCTCGCCGACGAAGCCGGCGTCCCCGCCCGGCGTCTCGCCGCCGCGCGGCGCAAGCTCCTCGAGCTGGGGATGGTGCTCGCGCTGGGCCCGCGCCTGCTCCTGCTGGACGAGCCGTTGGCGGGACTCACCCCGACCGAGATCGATCGGGCCACCGCGCTCCTGAGGCAGATCAGGGAGCGGTGGGGAGTCGCGCTCTTCTGGGTCGAGCACGTCATGCGCGCCGTCATGGGGATCGCCGACCGGGCCATCGTCCTCCACCACGGCGAGGTGATCGCCGAGGGTCCACCGCGGGCCGTGGCCGGCGACCCCCGAGTGCTGGAAGCCTATCTTGGGCACAAAGGAGGAAACGACCATGAAGCTTGA
- a CDS encoding amino acid ABC transporter substrate-binding protein — MKLDRREFLKQGAAGGAAFAVLAGRARAQAKPIKIGYTLSATGPYSVGAGITQGPNYALWAEQVNARGGLLVKGEGRRPVEFISTDDRSEIETVVRFYEKLCTEDKVDLLLPPWGTAANFAVAPVANKYGYPLIGPTVTSMKLKELAFPYFYVILQQPDAMMGAVVALLKELKAQGKAGKVAVAYVNDLFGIEMFNMASALLKDSGLQVVDTKSYPLGVKDLSPMLKGFKAAGADVFLGLTYPPDNILATAQAKETDFNPPVFLTAVGTAFPFYRDRFKGADGVMGVAGWNPKVKFAGAKEYFEAHVKKHQKEPDRWASAFAYAALQILERCVGEVGLDRKRIKEMLDSTEFMTVAGPIKFVKGVNVATPGMVGQWQKGEFEIVWPRDRATGTAVVPKPAWA; from the coding sequence ATGAAGCTTGATCGTCGAGAGTTCCTCAAGCAGGGTGCGGCCGGCGGCGCAGCCTTCGCCGTGCTCGCCGGCAGGGCGCGCGCCCAGGCCAAGCCGATCAAGATCGGCTACACGCTGTCGGCCACCGGGCCATACTCGGTCGGCGCCGGGATCACGCAGGGACCGAATTATGCGCTCTGGGCCGAGCAGGTCAACGCCCGGGGCGGGCTCCTGGTGAAGGGCGAAGGGCGCCGCCCGGTGGAGTTCATCTCCACCGACGACAGGAGCGAGATCGAGACCGTCGTGCGCTTCTACGAGAAGCTCTGCACCGAGGACAAGGTGGACCTGCTCCTGCCGCCCTGGGGGACCGCCGCGAACTTCGCCGTGGCGCCGGTGGCCAACAAGTACGGCTACCCGCTCATCGGACCCACGGTCACCTCGATGAAGCTGAAGGAGCTGGCCTTCCCCTACTTCTACGTGATCCTCCAGCAGCCCGACGCCATGATGGGGGCGGTGGTAGCGCTCCTCAAGGAGCTGAAGGCCCAGGGCAAGGCTGGCAAGGTGGCGGTGGCTTACGTGAATGACCTCTTCGGCATCGAGATGTTCAACATGGCCTCGGCGCTGCTCAAGGACTCGGGGCTCCAGGTCGTGGACACCAAGAGCTACCCGCTCGGGGTCAAGGACCTCTCCCCGATGCTCAAGGGCTTCAAGGCCGCCGGTGCTGACGTCTTCCTCGGCCTCACCTACCCGCCGGACAACATCCTCGCGACGGCCCAGGCCAAGGAGACGGACTTCAACCCGCCGGTCTTCCTCACGGCCGTCGGCACGGCCTTCCCGTTCTACCGGGACCGGTTCAAGGGCGCCGACGGTGTCATGGGGGTCGCGGGCTGGAACCCCAAGGTAAAGTTCGCCGGCGCCAAGGAATACTTCGAGGCCCACGTGAAGAAGCACCAGAAGGAACCCGACCGGTGGGCGAGCGCCTTCGCCTACGCTGCGCTCCAGATCCTCGAGCGCTGCGTGGGCGAGGTCGGCCTTGACCGGAAGCGCATCAAGGAGATGCTGGACTCGACCGAGTTCATGACGGTCGCGGGCCCGATCAAGTTCGTTAAAGGCGTCAACGTCGCCACGCCCGGCATGGTGGGGCAGTGGCAGAAGGGCGAGTTCGAGATCGTGTGGCCCAGGGACCGGGCGACCGGGACGGCGGTGGTCCCGAAGCCGGCCTGGGCGTGA